A window of the Euzebya pacifica genome harbors these coding sequences:
- a CDS encoding cell wall-binding repeat-containing protein: MFAHDERDDGTHVIEVVEPDGSGRQVLTEGFDPALSPDGALLAFSRDGDLWLLDMATGEEHAFATGPGTESDPAWSPDGSLLAFTRQLPPGSDCSHVRNGEIFITDFTNEVQFTNDPCFGDSDPDFSPDGTQLAWDSFYAERDFSSGFGLIQIADLDTGDVRFLTDPTTGVDAYDPAWSPDGTTIAFDDTTDVFTVPATGGTPTQLTQSCNLFEARDPAWSPDGTEIAYAASGCNDEGPDSIAVIPAGGGTPRAVTRSEGTIDTPVWVRPDGGGLPGPGPSPEPPAPGEGSVPPSPDEPLLVLEDGSRVDGGGSSDPVGQAIATAQIWDDGGAELVVLATADRFPDALAGSALAGERGPVLVTPFGQGLDPRVEAEIDRVLPDDGIVLILGGTTAVSETAASQARAAAGSSTCPAPFPTDCRYAGTGREHTAALIGATVLALNDGSGGRVLLARGDAFADAITGGAYAAEAGVPILLTPSTSLNGFTRAFVTDNDVVEVIVLGGPAAIDDATAAAVPTATRRVAGSDRTATAAAIATDLWHAEGLAGGGIVLVNVRDDAGWQTALAASVVSAVANAPQLGVETPPASPSSATTAAAAVLGGPVQVFGSTSLVSDNQLAEVHDASG; the protein is encoded by the coding sequence GTGTTCGCCCACGACGAACGGGATGACGGCACCCACGTCATCGAGGTCGTCGAGCCGGACGGTTCGGGCCGCCAGGTGCTCACAGAGGGGTTCGATCCGGCGCTGTCACCGGACGGCGCACTGCTGGCGTTCTCACGCGACGGCGACCTGTGGCTGCTCGACATGGCGACAGGGGAAGAGCATGCCTTCGCCACGGGACCCGGCACGGAGTCCGACCCTGCGTGGTCTCCTGACGGATCGCTGCTGGCGTTCACTCGTCAGCTCCCCCCGGGGTCAGACTGTTCGCACGTCCGCAACGGAGAGATCTTCATCACCGACTTCACCAACGAGGTGCAGTTCACGAACGACCCCTGCTTCGGAGACAGCGACCCGGACTTCTCCCCGGACGGCACGCAGCTGGCGTGGGACAGCTTCTACGCCGAACGCGACTTCTCCAGCGGCTTCGGGTTGATCCAGATCGCGGACCTCGACACCGGCGACGTGCGATTCCTCACCGACCCCACCACGGGGGTGGACGCCTACGACCCTGCATGGTCCCCCGACGGCACGACGATCGCCTTCGACGACACCACGGACGTGTTCACGGTCCCCGCGACTGGAGGAACCCCGACCCAGCTGACCCAGTCGTGCAACCTGTTCGAGGCGCGCGATCCCGCCTGGTCCCCCGACGGGACCGAGATCGCGTATGCGGCGAGCGGGTGCAACGACGAGGGACCCGACTCCATCGCGGTGATTCCCGCTGGCGGCGGGACACCCCGGGCGGTCACCCGGTCCGAGGGGACGATCGACACGCCTGTTTGGGTCAGGCCGGATGGCGGGGGGCTGCCGGGCCCGGGCCCTTCTCCGGAGCCTCCGGCGCCGGGGGAGGGTTCGGTGCCACCGTCACCGGACGAGCCGCTGTTGGTGCTCGAGGACGGTTCGCGGGTGGACGGGGGCGGGTCATCGGACCCCGTGGGGCAAGCGATCGCGACGGCGCAGATCTGGGACGACGGGGGCGCCGAGCTCGTGGTGCTGGCCACGGCAGACCGGTTCCCTGACGCGCTCGCTGGTTCTGCGCTGGCAGGCGAACGCGGGCCGGTGCTCGTGACTCCCTTCGGCCAGGGGCTCGATCCGCGGGTCGAGGCCGAGATCGATCGGGTGCTGCCGGACGACGGAATCGTCCTGATCCTGGGCGGGACGACTGCGGTCAGCGAGACCGCCGCGTCGCAGGCGCGGGCTGCAGCCGGTTCATCCACCTGTCCTGCACCGTTCCCGACCGACTGCCGGTATGCCGGGACGGGTCGTGAGCACACCGCTGCCTTGATCGGGGCCACGGTGCTGGCGCTCAACGATGGGTCCGGCGGCCGGGTGTTGCTGGCGCGGGGAGATGCGTTTGCCGACGCGATCACGGGCGGGGCGTACGCCGCCGAGGCGGGTGTACCGATCCTGCTGACACCGTCGACATCGCTCAACGGGTTCACGCGTGCGTTCGTGACCGACAACGACGTGGTCGAGGTGATCGTGCTCGGCGGCCCTGCAGCGATCGACGATGCGACGGCGGCGGCTGTCCCGACGGCAACCCGTCGCGTTGCCGGATCGGACCGCACGGCGACGGCAGCGGCAATCGCCACCGACCTGTGGCACGCCGAAGGCCTTGCGGGCGGCGGAATCGTCCTGGTCAACGTGCGGGACGACGCAGGCTGGCAGACCGCGCTGGCCGCCAGCGTCGTCTCGGCAGTGGCCAACGCCCCGCAGCTGGGTGTGGAGACCCCACCGGCGTCGCCGTCGTCGGCAACGACCGCCGCAGCCGCCGTACTCGGTGGTCCGGTGCAGGTGTTCGGCTCGACATCCCTCGTGTCGGACAACCAGCTCGCTGAGGTCCACGACGCGTCCGGCTGA
- a CDS encoding PIN domain-containing protein, whose protein sequence is MTAPLVMDSAGLGELAGQPSVALRALLAEALRRDRDVLVPAAVCAELARGRDRTAAVESVLARRPGADAPAVTVVDLDLDAAKQVGAILHALGAGSEDLVDASVVAVCAMSGGGMVVTGDPDDIGRLAQAVPMVRIVTRSPN, encoded by the coding sequence ATGACCGCGCCCCTTGTCATGGACAGCGCGGGACTGGGCGAGCTCGCCGGTCAGCCGTCTGTCGCCCTCCGGGCGCTGCTGGCCGAGGCGCTGCGGCGCGATCGTGACGTCCTCGTGCCAGCGGCAGTCTGCGCTGAACTGGCCCGCGGTCGGGACCGGACCGCCGCCGTGGAGTCGGTGCTGGCCCGCCGACCGGGAGCTGACGCGCCCGCGGTCACCGTCGTCGACCTCGACCTCGATGCTGCCAAGCAGGTCGGCGCGATCCTGCACGCGCTCGGCGCGGGCAGCGAAGACCTGGTCGACGCCAGCGTCGTTGCCGTCTGCGCGATGTCCGGCGGCGGCATGGTCGTCACGGGTGATCCCGACGACATCGGTCGGCTCGCACAGGCGGTCCCCATGGTCCGGATCGTCACACGGTCGCCGAACTGA
- a CDS encoding type II secretion system F family protein, translated as MTAVQLLAATSTGLFVASVMWSVVRPKRRLAGRVRPYALSALTALGRPVDARSVRIAAGEAAPGRTGIGGLLERTVEVLLLRGDADETLHRRLVQAKVYAVPEERLVSEHRIRQVLAGVVGASAAGAAGAAVGLSGAGTVALGLIGLVAGAARPSGAVDRAITRRRERMRAELPPVAQLLAMRARAGGSVTTALAATADRCHGLVADDLGDALSQHRAGRPLEEALETLASTTPEPEAARLYRLLAGAMRYGLDAAPELLRLAREGREHHLTRLRRDATKRRAALLLPVIGLLAPLMLLFVAAPLPSLLGG; from the coding sequence ATGACCGCCGTGCAGCTGCTGGCCGCCACCTCCACCGGGCTGTTCGTGGCCTCGGTCATGTGGTCAGTCGTCCGGCCGAAGCGGCGGCTGGCGGGCAGGGTCCGTCCCTATGCACTGTCTGCGCTCACCGCGCTCGGCCGGCCCGTCGACGCCCGCTCGGTGCGGATCGCGGCCGGTGAGGCGGCGCCGGGTCGGACCGGGATCGGCGGCTTGCTGGAACGCACGGTGGAGGTGCTGCTGCTTCGTGGCGACGCCGACGAGACGCTGCACCGGCGGCTGGTGCAGGCCAAGGTGTACGCCGTCCCCGAGGAGCGACTGGTCAGCGAGCACCGGATCCGCCAAGTGCTGGCCGGCGTCGTCGGGGCCAGCGCGGCCGGTGCGGCTGGGGCGGCCGTCGGCCTGTCCGGTGCGGGTACGGTCGCCCTCGGCCTGATCGGTCTGGTCGCTGGTGCCGCCCGTCCCAGCGGTGCGGTGGACCGCGCCATCACCCGTCGACGTGAACGGATGCGGGCCGAGCTGCCGCCCGTCGCCCAGCTGCTGGCCATGCGGGCTCGCGCCGGCGGATCGGTGACGACCGCGCTCGCGGCCACCGCGGACCGCTGCCACGGACTGGTCGCCGACGACCTCGGTGACGCCCTGTCCCAGCACCGCGCCGGCCGGCCGCTGGAGGAGGCGCTGGAGACGCTGGCGTCGACCACCCCCGAACCGGAGGCGGCCCGTCTGTATCGCCTGCTCGCCGGCGCGATGCGCTACGGCCTGGACGCCGCGCCGGAGCTGCTCCGGTTGGCCCGCGAGGGACGCGAGCACCATCTCACCCGTCTCCGTCGCGATGCCACCAAACGGCGTGCGGCGCTGCTCCTGCCGGTCATCGGACTGCTCGCCCCCCTGATGCTGCTGTTCGTGGCCGCACCGCTGCCATCCCTGCTGGGAGGGTGA
- a CDS encoding type II secretion system F family protein: MSGLAALSTGVFVALLVGLLSGGLPTLQRTTGPRGPSRLAVQLQQAGVGWTPLQVRVATAVGALLTMVVVAVVTGIPAMAVVPGVLVLAAPQALLRRRALARVRAVREAWPDALAMIGGSVRSGRSLSHAVVDVSLDGPVALRGPMAGLAARIQTVGMVPALQAVADAVGDPVTDRVVEVLCLAHAEGGRIVTDVVADLAMSIGAEVQAGEEIDTLSLEGKLNARLVLALPWVVLVVLTARPGPFAEFYAGPGGATVIGIGAVVSLLGVALVSRLSRVPDEPRVLRPELPG, encoded by the coding sequence GTGAGCGGCCTCGCAGCCCTGTCCACGGGGGTCTTCGTCGCCCTGCTGGTGGGCCTGCTGTCGGGCGGGCTGCCGACGCTGCAACGGACCACCGGACCCCGCGGGCCATCGCGCCTTGCCGTCCAGCTGCAGCAGGCCGGGGTGGGCTGGACGCCCTTGCAGGTGCGTGTCGCGACCGCCGTCGGAGCGCTGTTGACGATGGTCGTCGTGGCTGTCGTGACGGGGATCCCGGCGATGGCCGTCGTGCCCGGCGTGCTGGTCCTCGCCGCCCCGCAGGCGCTGCTCCGTCGCCGTGCGCTGGCCCGTGTCCGGGCGGTCCGCGAGGCGTGGCCGGACGCGCTGGCGATGATCGGCGGGAGCGTCCGCAGCGGACGGTCCCTCAGCCACGCCGTCGTTGACGTGTCGCTCGACGGCCCGGTCGCCCTGCGCGGTCCCATGGCCGGGCTGGCGGCCCGCATCCAGACCGTCGGCATGGTCCCCGCCCTGCAGGCCGTCGCCGACGCCGTAGGGGATCCGGTGACCGACCGGGTCGTGGAGGTCCTCTGCCTGGCCCACGCCGAGGGCGGCCGGATCGTCACCGACGTCGTGGCCGACCTGGCGATGAGCATCGGCGCGGAGGTGCAGGCGGGCGAGGAGATCGACACGCTGTCGCTGGAGGGGAAGCTGAACGCCCGGCTGGTCCTCGCGCTCCCCTGGGTGGTCCTCGTGGTGCTGACCGCTCGCCCGGGTCCGTTCGCCGAGTTCTACGCCGGACCGGGAGGGGCGACCGTGATCGGCATCGGCGCCGTCGTGTCCTTGCTGGGCGTGGCGCTGGTCAGCCGTCTGTCCCGGGTGCCCGACGAACCCCGCGTGCTGCGCCCGGAGTTGCCCGGATGA
- a CDS encoding Dabb family protein has translation MFNHMVMFRFPDDDTAVAVIDKLHELADTLPQVEELVAGRDQMGADRSFDVGMLMRFADRDAFEAYNAHPVHVEAATWIDEVATEAIAVDWTD, from the coding sequence ATGTTCAACCACATGGTCATGTTCAGGTTCCCCGACGACGACACCGCGGTGGCCGTCATCGACAAGCTTCACGAGCTCGCCGACACCCTCCCGCAGGTCGAGGAGCTCGTTGCCGGCCGTGACCAGATGGGCGCCGACCGGTCGTTCGACGTCGGCATGCTCATGCGGTTCGCCGACCGGGATGCGTTCGAGGCGTACAACGCCCACCCGGTGCACGTCGAGGCGGCCACGTGGATCGACGAGGTCGCCACCGAGGCGATCGCCGTGGACTGGACCGACTGA